One stretch of Pontiella desulfatans DNA includes these proteins:
- a CDS encoding type III pantothenate kinase codes for MNTILVIDIGNTSTSIGYFRNGKVSGVGRCASRFKTQEELLPLISAKPVDGVVVASVVPPVNARWKKVLKAAGLPKPLFVTHELELGVAVDYPKPERIGADRLANAAAAVRLLGTPSVVCDFGTALTFDILDPQRGYIGGIICPGLPLMFDYLAEKTALLPHVAPSKTKAVVGRNTEQAMQIGARLGYRGMVREILAALEDDFGVDPLPVCCTGGYAGWIFKDWDVSATIDPKLTLRGVGIIGELNL; via the coding sequence ATGAATACCATTCTTGTCATAGATATCGGCAACACGAGCACTTCGATCGGCTATTTCCGCAACGGGAAGGTTTCCGGGGTGGGGCGGTGCGCTTCGCGCTTCAAAACCCAGGAAGAGCTATTGCCGCTCATCTCAGCCAAGCCGGTGGACGGCGTGGTGGTTGCCTCGGTGGTTCCGCCGGTGAACGCGCGCTGGAAAAAGGTGCTCAAGGCGGCGGGATTGCCGAAGCCGCTGTTTGTGACGCACGAGCTGGAGCTGGGGGTGGCGGTCGACTACCCCAAGCCCGAACGAATCGGCGCCGATCGGTTGGCCAACGCCGCCGCCGCCGTGCGCCTGCTCGGAACGCCCTCGGTGGTGTGCGATTTCGGCACGGCGCTCACCTTCGATATTCTGGATCCCCAACGCGGGTATATTGGCGGGATCATCTGCCCCGGCCTGCCGCTCATGTTCGACTATCTGGCCGAAAAAACCGCGCTGCTGCCGCATGTGGCGCCTTCCAAGACCAAGGCCGTGGTCGGGCGCAATACCGAGCAGGCCATGCAGATTGGCGCTCGCCTGGGGTATCGCGGCATGGTGCGCGAAATCCTCGCGGCTTTGGAGGATGACTTCGGGGTCGATCCGTTGCCGGTCTGTTGCACCGGCGGCTATGCCGGTTGGATTTTCAAGGACTGGGATGTCTCCGCAACCATCGATCCCAAGCTCACGCTGCGGGGGGTTGGCATTATTGGGGAGCTGAATTTGTAG
- a CDS encoding sulfide/dihydroorotate dehydrogenase-like FAD/NAD-binding protein — protein sequence MTSSTIYFKEQLSETVYLMRLEAPLIARERQPGQFIILQVDDELGERIPLTIADADPEEGSITIVFQVVGRTTELLAQLEVGHKVAALVGPLGTPTHIENLGSVVCVGGGIGIAPLHPIAKALKAAGNQVTIILGARNQELLILEEQMTDIADEIIICTDDGSYGRKALVTEPLAEVCARENKPSLAVCIGPPIMMKFCSSTTKEFDVPTVVSLNAIMVDGTGMCGGCRVTIGGETKFVCVDGPEFDGHLVDFDNLMIRLGSYKKQESNHVCRMEQYR from the coding sequence ATGACTTCAAGCACGATCTATTTCAAGGAGCAACTGTCGGAAACCGTGTACCTTATGCGGTTGGAGGCGCCGTTGATCGCGCGCGAGCGCCAGCCGGGGCAGTTCATCATTCTCCAGGTCGATGACGAGCTGGGGGAGCGCATCCCCCTCACCATTGCCGATGCCGATCCCGAAGAAGGTTCCATCACCATCGTATTCCAGGTGGTGGGCCGAACCACCGAACTGCTGGCCCAGCTCGAAGTTGGGCACAAGGTTGCCGCGCTGGTGGGGCCGCTGGGCACCCCGACCCATATCGAAAACCTCGGTTCCGTGGTCTGCGTGGGCGGCGGCATTGGGATTGCGCCGCTGCATCCGATCGCCAAGGCGCTCAAGGCCGCCGGCAACCAAGTCACGATCATTCTCGGGGCTCGCAACCAGGAGCTGCTCATCCTGGAAGAGCAAATGACCGATATCGCCGACGAGATCATCATCTGTACCGACGATGGCTCCTATGGCCGCAAGGCGCTTGTGACCGAACCGCTGGCCGAGGTCTGCGCACGCGAGAACAAGCCCAGCCTGGCCGTTTGCATCGGGCCTCCGATCATGATGAAGTTTTGCAGCTCCACCACCAAGGAGTTCGATGTGCCCACGGTGGTGTCGCTCAACGCCATCATGGTCGACGGCACGGGAATGTGCGGCGGTTGCCGCGTCACCATCGGGGGCGAAACCAAATTTGTCTGCGTCGATGGCCCCGAGTTCGATGGCCACCTGGTCGATTTCGATAACCTGATGATCCGGCTCGGCTCCTACAAGAAGCAGGAGAGCAACCACGTCTGCAGAATGGAGCAATACCGATGA
- the gltA gene encoding NADPH-dependent glutamate synthase: MSTLTPKERMAIPAQAMPEQDSVARRSNMEEVAQGYTAEQAKLEADRCLQCKNAPCISGCPVGIDIPGFIQAIAEGDNAKAIAVIKENSLLPAVCGRVCPQETQCQAPCTVGKALKSVEKAVSIGRLERYVADWERENGLIEAPVAKPPTGKKVGVVGTGPAGLTVAADIRREGHDVVLFEAFHKPGGVMIYGIPEFRLPKKIVQQEIDTLVAMGCKLETNFVVGRTRKIDDLLEHDGFDALFIGTGAGLPRFMNIEGENLVGVYSANEYLTRSNLMRAYDKGNAYTPIFESEKVAVLGGGNVAMDAARTAVRLGAKEVHLIYRRTEVEMPARVEEVHHAKEEGIVFHMLENAQRILSDERGWVAGIECLKYELGEPDDSGRRRPVEIPGSEFEIDVDTVIVAIGNDSNPLIRQTTPGLETNKWGNIVVDENGKSSLDKIYAGGDIVLGAATVILAMGEGRRAAAAINEMLAG; this comes from the coding sequence ATGAGCACGTTGACCCCCAAGGAACGCATGGCCATCCCGGCGCAGGCCATGCCCGAACAGGATTCCGTCGCCCGCCGCTCCAATATGGAGGAGGTCGCCCAGGGCTACACCGCCGAACAGGCGAAGCTCGAAGCCGATCGCTGCCTGCAATGCAAGAACGCCCCCTGCATTTCCGGGTGCCCCGTCGGCATCGATATCCCCGGCTTCATCCAGGCCATCGCCGAGGGCGACAACGCCAAGGCCATCGCCGTCATCAAGGAGAATAGCCTACTGCCTGCGGTGTGCGGCCGGGTATGCCCGCAGGAAACCCAGTGCCAGGCGCCCTGCACCGTGGGCAAGGCGCTGAAGTCGGTCGAAAAGGCCGTAAGCATTGGCCGCCTCGAACGCTATGTCGCCGACTGGGAGCGCGAGAACGGCCTGATCGAAGCCCCCGTTGCCAAGCCACCCACCGGCAAGAAGGTTGGCGTTGTCGGCACCGGCCCCGCCGGCCTCACGGTCGCCGCCGACATCCGCCGCGAGGGGCACGACGTGGTGTTGTTCGAGGCGTTCCACAAGCCCGGCGGCGTCATGATCTACGGCATTCCCGAATTCCGCCTGCCCAAGAAGATCGTCCAGCAGGAAATCGACACGCTCGTCGCCATGGGCTGCAAACTCGAAACCAACTTTGTGGTCGGCCGCACGCGCAAGATCGACGACCTGCTGGAACACGACGGGTTCGACGCGCTCTTCATCGGCACCGGCGCCGGCCTGCCGCGCTTCATGAACATCGAGGGCGAAAACCTCGTTGGCGTCTATTCCGCCAACGAATACCTCACCCGCTCCAACCTCATGCGCGCCTACGACAAAGGGAACGCCTACACCCCGATCTTCGAATCCGAAAAGGTCGCCGTGCTCGGCGGCGGAAACGTGGCGATGGATGCCGCACGCACCGCCGTGCGCCTCGGCGCCAAGGAAGTGCACCTCATCTACCGCCGCACCGAGGTCGAAATGCCCGCCCGCGTCGAGGAGGTGCACCACGCCAAGGAGGAGGGCATCGTTTTCCACATGCTCGAAAACGCCCAGCGCATCCTCTCCGACGAGCGCGGCTGGGTGGCCGGCATCGAATGCCTCAAATATGAGCTCGGCGAACCCGACGACTCCGGCCGCCGCCGCCCCGTCGAAATCCCGGGTAGCGAATTCGAGATCGATGTCGATACCGTCATCGTGGCCATCGGCAACGATTCCAATCCGCTCATCCGCCAAACCACCCCCGGCCTCGAAACCAACAAGTGGGGCAACATTGTGGTGGATGAAAACGGAAAATCCTCCCTCGATAAAATCTATGCCGGCGGCGACATCGTGCTCGGCGCCGCCACCGTCATCCTCGCCATGGGCGAAGGCCGCCGCGCCGCCGCCGCCATCAACGAGATGCTCGCCGGGT